From the Bacillus tuaregi genome, one window contains:
- a CDS encoding ABC transporter ATP-binding protein, translated as MVAVLQMSSISKTFHNESENVHVLDNINLIVKKGEFLSVIGSSGCGKSTLLKLIAGLDLNFEGNIIVGSQEVHGPSKDRGFIFQEHRLFPWLTVEKNIAGNLSLKDPDIRKRVDDLISLVKLKGFEKAYPRQLSGGMSQRVAIARALLRNPEILLLDEPFGALDAFTRSHLQEALLEIWEKNQTTMVLVTHDIDEAIFLSSTVVVMDAKPGRIKANVSIDLPYPRRRTSKSFQEFRTLILNHLEHTPVDMEDWSI; from the coding sequence ATGGTCGCAGTATTACAAATGAGTTCTATCAGTAAAACATTTCACAATGAAAGTGAGAATGTACATGTATTAGACAACATTAATTTAATCGTCAAGAAGGGTGAGTTTTTATCCGTTATCGGTTCGAGCGGCTGCGGGAAGAGTACCCTATTAAAATTAATTGCCGGACTGGATTTGAATTTTGAAGGAAATATTATCGTAGGTAGTCAGGAAGTACATGGTCCTTCGAAAGACCGCGGCTTTATTTTTCAAGAGCATCGCTTATTCCCTTGGCTTACTGTAGAAAAGAATATTGCCGGTAATCTCTCATTAAAGGATCCAGATATACGAAAAAGAGTCGATGATTTAATTTCTCTCGTGAAATTAAAGGGATTTGAAAAAGCTTATCCTAGACAATTATCAGGAGGCATGTCACAGCGCGTTGCAATCGCAAGAGCATTGCTTCGTAATCCTGAAATTCTGCTGCTGGATGAACCCTTTGGCGCTTTAGACGCCTTCACACGCAGCCATTTGCAGGAAGCACTTCTCGAAATTTGGGAGAAAAATCAAACCACCATGGTGCTAGTCACACATGATATTGATGAAGCGATATTTTTATCCTCTACCGTTGTTGTAATGGATGCGAAACCCGGACGAATAAAGGCAAATGTATCGATTGATTTACCTTATCCAAGAAGAAGAACAAGCAAATCGTTCCAAGAATTTCGAACATTGATATTAAACCATCTTGAACATACACCTGTCGATATGGAAGATTGGAGTATTTAA
- a CDS encoding TauD/TfdA dioxygenase family protein produces MTTQTNQLKVVPVAGRIGAEVQGVKLSKDLDATVLQEIKQLLNEYKVLFFREQHHLNDNSQEDFAELLGQPYAHPTVPVKENSSAILELDSIQGAKANHWHTDVTFVPEVPKYSILRGVTIPSVGGDTVWANTNTAYEGLPEELKKLADELWAIHSNEFDYAQLAAKATNEQDEVRQRYRSVFESTVYKTKHPVVHVHAETGKKHLLLGGFVGKLEGYSTSESEKIFSLLQSYVTRLENTVRWKWTEGDVVIWDNLATQHYAVADYDEHRIVRRVTVGKDIPVNKENQRSTFITKK; encoded by the coding sequence ATGACAACACAAACAAATCAATTAAAAGTAGTGCCTGTGGCAGGGAGAATTGGAGCAGAGGTTCAAGGAGTAAAATTAAGTAAGGACTTAGATGCAACCGTATTACAAGAAATTAAGCAGCTACTAAATGAATACAAGGTTCTATTTTTCAGAGAGCAACATCATTTAAACGATAATAGCCAGGAAGACTTTGCTGAATTGCTGGGTCAGCCATATGCTCATCCAACTGTTCCTGTGAAGGAGAATTCAAGCGCTATTCTTGAATTAGATTCCATACAAGGGGCAAAGGCAAACCATTGGCATACAGATGTTACCTTTGTTCCAGAAGTTCCTAAATACTCTATTTTAAGAGGTGTAACGATTCCAAGTGTGGGTGGTGATACGGTTTGGGCAAATACCAATACTGCATATGAAGGGTTGCCTGAAGAATTGAAAAAATTAGCAGATGAATTATGGGCCATTCATTCAAATGAATTTGATTATGCCCAATTAGCAGCAAAGGCAACTAATGAACAGGACGAAGTCAGACAAAGATATCGATCAGTATTTGAATCAACTGTTTATAAAACAAAACATCCAGTTGTTCATGTGCATGCTGAAACAGGTAAAAAACATTTATTACTAGGAGGCTTTGTTGGAAAATTGGAGGGTTATAGTACAAGTGAATCGGAAAAAATATTTAGCCTCCTTCAATCATACGTTACTCGTCTAGAAAATACAGTCCGTTGGAAATGGACTGAAGGGGATGTTGTGATTTGGGATAACTTAGCCACACAACATTATGCTGTCGCAGATTACGATGAGCACCGTATTGTACGAAGAGTGACAGTTGGAAAAGACATACCTGTTAACAAGGAAAATCAGCGAAGCACATTTATAACTAAAAAATAA
- a CDS encoding ABC transporter substrate-binding protein produces the protein MKKNRKRLIGSVFIFIIAIFLIGCSTGVSSSTQKGKKDESIVVNIALNGKMSPLTIGRDKGWFEEEFSKLNAKIEWSEFTSGPPLLESLAANHVDISFLGDGALIAGLDKDLPFEVIAQTSNGKSNVRIITPNDSEIKSIEDLKGKKVGVASGTTGHVYLAKALKYHGLTLDDVRIINLQPDDAQSAFETKQLDAWAVWEPYKTNNVEKGIAKELNVDGEILAPGAIIARTGFAKEHPEMVEAYLKAYKKSADWRIEHPDEASEIYAEVTKIPVETIKKIITADEPDIFFSKESIKAQQESIEALVKVGYIKNEFNFEERINYKYIDKVLNEK, from the coding sequence ATGAAAAAAAATCGAAAAAGATTAATAGGATCGGTCTTTATATTTATTATAGCGATTTTTTTAATAGGATGCAGTACAGGAGTAAGTTCATCAACCCAAAAGGGTAAAAAAGATGAGTCAATCGTAGTCAACATAGCATTAAATGGCAAAATGAGTCCATTAACAATTGGAAGAGATAAAGGTTGGTTTGAGGAGGAGTTTTCTAAGTTAAATGCGAAAATTGAGTGGAGTGAGTTTACAAGTGGTCCTCCGCTTCTTGAATCACTGGCAGCCAATCATGTTGACATATCTTTTCTTGGTGACGGGGCACTTATTGCAGGGTTAGATAAGGATCTGCCTTTCGAAGTAATTGCTCAAACTAGTAACGGAAAATCAAATGTACGAATCATTACTCCTAATGACAGCGAGATTAAGAGTATTGAAGATTTAAAAGGGAAAAAAGTTGGAGTAGCATCAGGAACAACCGGGCATGTTTATTTAGCTAAGGCACTAAAATATCATGGTTTAACACTTGATGATGTTAGAATTATTAATCTTCAACCTGATGATGCTCAATCTGCTTTCGAAACAAAACAATTGGATGCATGGGCAGTCTGGGAACCTTATAAAACTAATAATGTTGAAAAAGGAATTGCGAAAGAATTAAATGTAGATGGAGAGATACTGGCACCTGGAGCTATTATTGCTCGTACTGGTTTTGCAAAGGAACATCCAGAAATGGTTGAAGCTTATTTGAAAGCTTATAAAAAATCTGCTGACTGGAGAATTGAGCATCCAGATGAAGCATCAGAAATTTATGCAGAGGTAACTAAAATACCAGTTGAAACGATAAAAAAAATCATTACAGCTGATGAACCAGATATTTTCTTCAGTAAAGAATCAATAAAAGCACAGCAAGAGTCAATTGAAGCTTTGGTTAAAGTAGGTTATATCAAGAATGAATTTAACTTTGAGGAACGTATTAACTATAAATATATAGATAAAGTTTTAAACGAAAAATGA